From a region of the Actinomadura luzonensis genome:
- the eda gene encoding bifunctional 4-hydroxy-2-oxoglutarate aldolase/2-dehydro-3-deoxy-phosphogluconate aldolase encodes MSLLDLAPVIPVVVIDDVGTAVPLARALVAGGLPVIEVTLRTPAAREAIARIAAEVPEATVGAGTVRTAEDIAASAAAGARFLVSPGTTPSLVEALEGSGMPYLPGAATVSEVMALAERGVKELKFFPAEAAGGVPYLKSLSGPLPDVRFCPTGGIRATTAADYLALPNVGCVGGTWLTPADALASGDWARVEKLAAEAAALCP; translated from the coding sequence ATGAGCTTGCTCGATCTGGCCCCCGTGATCCCCGTCGTGGTGATCGACGACGTCGGGACGGCGGTGCCGCTGGCCCGGGCGCTGGTCGCCGGCGGCCTGCCGGTCATCGAGGTGACCCTCCGCACCCCGGCCGCCCGCGAGGCCATCGCCCGCATCGCGGCCGAGGTGCCGGAGGCCACGGTGGGGGCGGGCACCGTGCGCACCGCCGAGGACATCGCGGCCTCGGCCGCCGCCGGCGCCCGGTTCCTGGTGTCGCCGGGCACCACGCCGTCGCTGGTGGAGGCGCTGGAGGGAAGCGGGATGCCGTACCTGCCGGGCGCCGCCACGGTCTCCGAGGTGATGGCGCTGGCCGAGCGCGGCGTCAAGGAGCTGAAGTTCTTCCCGGCGGAGGCGGCGGGCGGCGTGCCGTACCTGAAGTCCCTGTCGGGGCCGCTGCCCGACGTGCGCTTCTGCCCGACCGGCGGCATCCGCGCCACCACGGCCGCCGACTACCTGGCGCTGCCGAACGTGGGCTGCGTGGGCGGCACCTGGCTCACCCCGGCCGACGCCCTGGCCTCGGGCGACTGGGCCCGCGTCGAGAAACTCGCCGCCGAGGCCGCCGCCCTGTGCCCATGA